The Pyrus communis chromosome 8, drPyrComm1.1, whole genome shotgun sequence region ACCAACTCGATAGTTTATGGTGCTTGCAGATAGTTTATGGTAGCTTGCACCCAAAGAGCATAAACGATTGTCCTTAACGTAGCTCTTACGTTctagaatgaaaaaaatataagttGTACTCAAGATATCTTTAGAATTTCACAATACATTTTACAATGTTTAACTTTTAATGTTGATAGAAGGTGTATGCAACATGAGATTCACCAAATTGACAATGTATAGTAATTACGTCTCATATCCATGCATGACTATCCTTAACATAACTTTtactttctataattaaaaaattaaagttttacTCAACATATCCTTAATATAAttccaaaatatattttaaaaagtttAAGGGCTCGAttggaaatacttttaaaatgactaaaagcgattttgatgaaaatgtttttgaatcaGTCATTAGTAAAAACGTAAGTGAATCGTGAAAACCATCAAGTGTTTCTTAAAAACAGCACATAACTATGCTTCTtcctttaatcattttaaaagtactttgaAACTAACCATGAGTTTATCATTTTCCCCACAAACACAAGCACCATACATTTTAGTAAAGGAGAGAGTTGTGATTTCTTATCTTCATCGCCCACCATACAAACGCATTGTCTTGGCATTGTTTCTTTCACAACCTTTTATCTAATTTCCATTTCCTTCCCGCTAATGGCATTTTCTCCCACACCATCACTATCTTCCTTTCCAGTTAGAATATGGCGGCTGCAAACTGCTTCAAGCATGGAACGATACTTCCCGTCTCCGCGAATCTCCGGCACAAGCAGCCACCGCGTCGAAGCAGCTTCATCGGAAACAATGAGCTGAAGGGAAACAGAAGCATGGTGCTAATGGTGGGATTGTGTGGGGGACATGGAAGTGGTAAGGCATCCAAAAGGGCTGGAATGATAAGGTGTGGGAGAGGGATAGAGGACTTCATAGGAGGAGACTTGGTGAGATTTGACCTTGGCCGTTGGCTTTCTGACGTTGAAGAACACAAGGCCCTTGCTGTCTACTCTCCCCATGAAGGAGGTTACGAGGGGCGGTATCTTAACCGCCTCACGTACCAGGGCTACTATTTTCTGGACCTTAGTGCGCGAGGCCTTGGTGATCCTGAGACCACCCTCACGAAGGTCCACCCTGTTTGTCCGGTATGTTATGTTATCAGATTGTT contains the following coding sequences:
- the LOC137741314 gene encoding NAD(P)H-quinone oxidoreductase subunit N, chloroplastic-like, which produces MAAANCFKHGTILPVSANLRHKQPPRRSSFIGNNELKGNRSMVLMVGLCGGHGSGKASKRAGMIRCGRGIEDFIGGDLVRFDLGRWLSDVEEHKALAVYSPHEGGYEGRYLNRLTYQGYYFLDLSARGLGDPETTLTKVHPVCPPHLGKQPISRWYFPPEVDYRLAALPPKAKGLVVWIIEAKVLSKAELQFLALLPTLRPKVRVIAECGNWRKFVWKPLKEISGLATNEV